AAATCGGCAATCTCTGATATTTATTTCGTTCTGAttcaataattgaatttacagcAAAGACAAAAGACGGCGCAAAGGCTTTTCATTCGCAtattattttgcaatttaaacaataataattttttgtaatacaATTACAATGCTCGATTCAAGTTGCTCGTTTCTATTGTTTCGTTTTGTGGACAATGGCGAAATAAACCCTCGCTGGCAAtggatattaaaaaataaacagagtTGCAGAGTTTCAAGTTCCTTGGCATGAACAGCCACTCAAAAAGAATCGAAGCCCCACAAGTGACTTTTATGCCGGAGAATAAAGTTTGCCAGGGAGCTTATTGATTACAAAGTAATGAGGTAAAAACAATGCTGGCATTTTCCATACACATACTGGCAGCTCCACCCCGAATTGATTGATTTTACTCCGGCATCAGAgggaatttacatttccatttgaagtaatttagaaataaacatTAGCGTCAGGAGCCAATGAAGCGGTCGTAATCGTTAAGCAATAAAGTGCCACGCCCTCCGGACAAATTGCCACTGGCGACACTTCAAAGTCCGGGCAAGTGGATGAGGAAAATTACATTTGTACGGAACCGAATTTGCATGCGAAATGTTTTCCTAATGATTTTCCGAAGCATTAAAACCGGAGCGGAGCTCCCTTCTTGATCGGGCTGAGAGCTTATTTCACTTggtatttaaattacatttatcgTTGGGCAAATTGGAAGTGCTCACAACTTTGATTTTAGTCGGCAGGCtctttaataataatgatttCAAGTCATTTCCAATTTCCCGGCAGCCTGCTAATGACTTCTTCTTCTGCCCACAGGGCGTATGATTAATACTTTGTTTACACTCGAAGTAGCCGCCGCCGAGGAAAATTGAATTCTCAATTCATCACCTTCCTCTTCAGCCGGACgaattttgcataaatatttcggCAAAGTGCTGAAagagccagccagccagctccATCATCAGTTTAACAAACTAATTTGCTTGCCAAAAAGACTTTTTCGAGAGCATTTTATAAGTCATATTTACGTTGGCCGCCTGCCAAGTGGCCTTTGTGTCCGGTATTTTGACGGCAGGAGCTCAATTTAAGTGAGTGCCAGCAGCCTCCTCCTTTCTGGGCCTAATGATGTTATTCAAGTTGACTAAAGGTGTTTTCTGGGCATGAAAGACTATCGGATGGCAGGACTTAAAGTCGCAGAGGAAACCAGTCATTAGATAAATCATATTGGCTTGAATACGCCCCATGACAAAAGTAAGCGGCATTTACTGATTTCTCAGCCGACCACTTTCGCTGAACTATGCAGAAACCTCAAACTAGGCGATACAGTGAGGCATAGTTttggaataattaaattaatgaataAACCTTATTTGAATATCCTAATTCTTAGCAAATCATATTCTTCATTCAAGTAAAGATTATAAATTCAATGGTTAGAATTTATTTGGAGGTCAAATATCAAAGTCAGGAAAATTCACCCAAGGCAAGCCACACTGTAGTTCAATAGAGGCCAGTTTATTGTtattgcccttcgtagttgaCAGTCGTAGTTGCTGGTGCCTTTATCGCCTTTGGTGGTGGCAAGATGTTAAGATTCTCGGCCACGACCAGAAGACATTTTCTGTCGAGTTGACATAAAACTTGTCCTTATGGTCAACCATATTTATGTTGTTGGCCAAGTTTGCCGCAAACGAGAGTTTTGTGGTCGCTTTTCTGGTTCGATAAGAACTAATTATGAAAGTTCCTCTTTGCGATAGCCTGCACAATTTGTTCGTACAAAATCAATTTGCGAGGTCAAAGCCGTTGGGGGAATTTATGCGTTTAATAGAAATGACCACCGGAAAGATAGGAGGAATGTGAGGAACtacattaaaatttcaaatgaaattggctagaaaaaaacaacattGAATATAATGTCTGCTCTGGAATTCCGCTAAAAGCTGACTCACTCTCAAGTGAATAACAATGGCAATCAGCAAACCCACTTGGCAAAATCCCCAGACATTCCTTAAGTTTGCTTCTATGGAAAATGTCAAACACTCACAACATTAGCATGCAAATGGTATAAAGTTTAGGCAAgtgataaataaattgtattggcaaaaaatatgaaatcataacaaattataaaaaaaatattcataattaagCATGTTATTTAACTATTCTATTTCATTCATAAACTTTTAGGaacaccaaaaatatttattatgctttatttttaaattttttcaaattgattATCAAATTTTTCTAAGCGCACCGGAAATAGATCAGGGGATTAATTTTGCTCTtggcataaaattattaaactgGAACTAAAACTGGAACTGTGCTTAGTAAAACCgcttatacatataaataagtTTCATAACTGAGGCGTTTGCTCCCATAATCTAACCTATAAATTTTGGCAATGTTGCTCTCtgaccaacaaaaaaatattttaataaattatggcacagtcaaacaaaaatgtatattaaaagCTAAGAATTTTGCCTAACGGAATTTCAAAAAGGAACATAAGACTGAAAGTTGCAATTGAGCAATAAATCCACCATACTTTATCACAACACACATTTTTACTGAAAATAGATTGCTTAGACTTCAGGGGAAATGGGATctaaacagaaaaacaaaccGATATCAGTTTACTGAACCAATTGCTGCAAAAGGGGAAACGTTAGAATGTTTGGGTTTAAAAAGATCACTTTGGTTTACTTAAAACATTCCTCAACATCAAGCCATCGTGTTTCCACCCAATTACTGCGATCATTCAACCGGCAATCAGAGACTCTTTCAGGCCAAGACAATGGGCATGTCTCAAAGAGCCCCATTGGTTCTGATCGAATTAGTTTAATATCAATAGCCAAATACGAGAGCGTATCGGTGCAGAGCGTTGAATAACCGCGAATTATGAGAGGCCATCGAGTTGTAACCAACTAATTGCCATGCCAGAAAGCCGGTTTGCCACTCCGGGCCAAACTGAAGCTGAAAGGCGGCGGAAAGCATCGAAAAGCAAAATCAATATCAGAGGTGAGCACAGGTGAGTGCGTTGAAAGTGAAATTGAACTGGAGAGGGGAAGTGGAAGAGCCATTTAAGAGATGTTTCTGGGCCAAGTGCACCTGTACTTCAGGTCCATCAAAAAGGCCGAACCTGAGTTGGCAGTTGGCTGCGCAACTGAGCCACCAGAAGCCCCGAATCGAAACCCAAGCCGGGAACAGTTTTCAAGCGCCTTAAAAGCCCGAGCCGGAGCTGCAAACGGTTTAGTTCCTCGACGCAAACAAAACTAGTCACAACATCGTGGAGCGGAAGCCAGCAGCCTCGAGTGAACCAGTTAAAAGCCAGAAATAAAGTCTGAGGTAGAAACACTCGTCAAAATACGATCACTAAGGCAAGATTTAACTTGCATTTAAAGTTTCaataaagctaaaaataaacgTATAAACACAAAGAGCTgatgaacatttttttagggAGTGCGAagttttagaaataaaagaagttaatCCTTTTAATAACCAAAACCTTACTAAGTTAAACCAATATAAGCAGTTCATAATCTAAAGCTCTGAAATCGTTGAAatcaattcattttaaaagtatCAATTTTTGAGATACCTTCCTATATCGTAAAATATCGTAAAAgcataaaacctttttttctctgcagaagtaaagagagagagagcgcgagTTACCCAGAAAGCTTTTGGAGACAGGAGCAAGTTTTTCAGACCCAAAGTGAACGTAGCTTTCGGTGCGTTGAAGCCACACTCGTTCGATATTGATTCATTGCCAGCGAGCCACCGAGCCGCCTCGCATTCcgcaaataccaaaaataagtCAGCCGAAAATGTTGCGAACCTTTGCCATTCTGCTGCTGATCGCAGTGGCCGTAAATGCGAGAGCCGCACCGCAGAGAACCACCGTTTCGCCGGACTATGAAACCACCGAGGAGGTCCAGGTACCCGAGGAGTCCACCTACATGTCCGTGGAGGAGGGCACCATCACGGTGGACGTCGACTCGGACGTGATACTGACCACCAGTCCCGAGGGCGAGACCTTCACCGAGGCCAGTCCGATGGTTATGACGGAAGAACCGCTTCCGGACTCGGTGGTGCAGCAGCTGGAGATGGAGCGGGCTCAGGAGGAGCGGCTGAAGAATCCCGAGAAGCTGGAATCGGAGTTGGACTCGGATTCGGAGAACGAGGATCTGAACGCCGCAACCAGGGAGCTATCAAATACCAATAATACAGGTAGCACCAGGAGACCCAGTTTCCGGTTTGGAGCAACCACACTGCCACCCAGTTTCATCACAACCACCGAAAGTCCACGAACCATCACCACTATTTCACCACAAGACGGCACAACGAATTCTCCCTCAGAGACTGAGGAAACCACCGAGTTCCAGGAGGTGAAGACCATGAAGAACTACTTTGAGCGGAAGCCAGCGCAAATGGGTGAAATCGATCTGGACATGGCCGAGAACCGAATGGAGACCACTACGAATGCAGCACCACAGGACGCCGTGGAACTGTCCATGATTATGACCACCGAAGCCGCTTTGGTGGAGGAGAAGCCCACATCTAAAAGTGAGAATGACCAGGCGGAATCGGTGGAAACCACAGTGGTGCCGGTCTACCAATTTATTAGCAATGGAGCTCCCTTTGTAACGGAACCTCAGCCTGAACTTTCGACGGTTTTGCCAGAAGCAAAAGAAGAAGTAGCCACCACAGAGCGGACGGAAGAACCCAAAGGTGCGACTGTTTACTGATTTATTTGATCACTTTACCAAAGATTAATCTTTTTTCCACAGAACTTCTACTGGTTTCTTCCACCCCAGCAACCGAAACCACCACAGAGGCTGAGGAGACCACAACTCCAGCTCctagcaccaccaccacaaccaCTGAGGCTGTTCTGCTGACCACTACAGTGGAACCTCTGCTAAGTGTACAGCCAGAGACGACCACCAGTGCTCCAGAGACCTCAACTACCAGTGCTCCAGAGACCTCAACTACCACTGCTCCAGAGAGCACAACCACCAGTGCTCCAACTACAACGAGtaccaccagcaccaccagtGCTCCAGCCACAACAACAAGCACAACCACTACCACTACCACTACAGAACGACCTATTCAGACGCGAGCTCCGCGGGTGGAGCGGATCTTCAACTCGGACGGAGTGGAGGTGCTTTACGGTTACTCCTCGGTGGTGCGGACCAACCGCTCGTGAGTGGTGCTGCTGGTGGCCTGCCCCACCGAGAATGCGACCTTGTCAAGGTCGAACAACTTGCCATAATGCGGAGACGGGGAGAGGGAGACATTGAGCGATTGATGCTCGGTTTGTTTTAGGCAATTTTCAATTCTAAAcgagttataaacaaaaatatttaaatatcattcGACGGGCCCCAACACAGTGtgataaaccaaaaaaaaatcgctgCGTAAGAAGATATCGATACAAATCCGCACAGAcatcaaacaaaacaaatataacGTTGTGCAAAATTGTGTACGGTCTGCCAAATGACAAAATGAAGAGAAATGCTGAAGATAAacgattttataaattataaataaaacatgaaCACCAATCTTTGTTTGCTTTGGCGATTGCACAAAGCGTTAGTAGGTCTTTTAAACATTGTTGATCCGAAAATCGCTCTTCAAAAGTGACATAATATTGCATAAGCGAAATATAAACGGGAAAGGTGACCGAAGAAATGCCCTTATACGGTGCGATGAGATTAATTCTCgggaaagaaacaaaaatataaatcggTTTGGAAGAGTACATTTAGAAACTCTTGTCCTAGAGAAAACCCACCccaattatttcaaaaacaacTCATTAAGAGCATTTCAAATAGAGTATTTCCCAGACTTCTTTAAAATCCAATCTTTACAAATATGATTCATTTTTTGAATCGTTAAAGCAGCACACCCAAGAAATCAAGAAAACCACAAGCACAGACATTCAGCAGCCCACAGGCTGATCGCTGCCcacctgcaaaaaaaaaacttaaaaccggCAATCGCCTCAAGAGTTGTCGTCATACATTTTTGGGCTTTTATGTTCCGGCATGGACGCAGACAGTCCGACGGACAGACACGTGGACCAGCCAGGCTGACTCGTTTGGTCTGGTCAGGTCCAAGTCCGGAGGCTTGGATTATTCATTCACCGATCGGCATCCCATCGGCAATACGAAGGTTCAATATTAGGGGGCACAGGGCTTTTTCGGGGTTTTGCAATGAGTATCACGTTCGCTGCGCCTTACTATCGATGGAATTTGAAAGCATTCGGCTATTAAACAAACACCAGCCGCTAATTTCCATTTGAACTTGAGCGGCAGGCGCTAAACTGCATGTTGAATGTGAATCGAATGAATGCGGATTGAAGGTTTTGGCGATACGGGTTTTTTTGGCTGCTCGGCTTGGCTTTATTTACTTAACCAGCTGACAAACTGAACTCTAGGCCATGGGATGTACATTACCAACCAGTTAGTCATTTCTCAAAAAAGATGCGGGAAACTCCAGGAAAAATATAAGATATTGAAGATACCAAATAAACTAGTTTACTTGTAGTAATCAAAGCAAACTGCTACAAAGGTTTTCCGTTGACAGGTATTTAGTAATCCTTCTCCATAATTAAAATGGGGTAAGGACAATATTGTGCACGATATACTGAAGTGAATTGTCCTAAGAAACTATAAACCAAACTATTATTTTTCGTTCGGGTTTTagaaagcaattttttttttaatatttcacacATTGagcaaaaacattaaaaagcttttttcgacgaaaaattaaaagtagatTAAGTTAGAGCCGAAAACTATGCCTTGGTTTTATTCGCAAAAGAGTAAGAAACCTAAAATTTCGATTGACttaaccattttaaaatatttatttcgtttATTCATTATGGAAATGAAGATGTTCTACTAAATCCAAAAATAAGCAGGGACATCCCCCATCGGTTCCTCACAAAATTAAACCGGCCTCTGTCTGAAATATacgtattttatttgttttaccaATTTGCatagaaaatgaaattattgaaGCTAAGCTAAGCCACCTGTCCAAACAGGTTTCGAAtgcatttcatttgaaatatGTGAAATTGAAGAAAGTACTAAATAAGTGTACtgagaacaattaaaaatacaatttgcattTGACAGTACTGATTCCCGTTAATAACACAGGGAACTGGTTCAGATGCCGGTCCAGATGTGACTATAAAAGAGTCCCAAATTCGCTCAGATGGCACAACAAACACCCACGATGAAGTTATTTGCATTCCTCGCATTCCTGATCCTTGCCCTGGTGGCAGTCCAGGCCGATCCCCACGGAGGCAGACATGGAGGATATGGTGGCTACGGAGGACCCGGTGGTGGCTACGGAGGACCCGGTGGTGGCTACGGAGGCTACGGAGGATATGGAGGAGTCCCTGGTGGTTATGGAGGTGGAGGTGGCATTGCCAATGCCCGAGCCGATGCATCTGCCTCCGCTTCCTCTAGTGGGAACGGAGGAGGCTTTTATCCCTATTAAAGTTGACCGCGATCAGGTCGATAATggctttcaaataaaaaatacaataccCTTAATATTGGTTTTTGTCTTTCCCATctgtttaaaaagtataatcaaaaatattgccTTAAATCTGGTGCGTTAAGCacttgaattgttttggacataatttttttaattttagtttaaaatgtttttggaaGGACTTTAAATTTTGATCACCTAACCTAACAAACGAGATAGtccttaaacatttttaagacaaTTACAAATTGAAAGTCAAGTGTTCTTCGATTTCAATTTGcgaaaacaattataaaaacaaaaaagaaagttaacttcggcaagccgaagtttatatacccttgcaataAATACTTAacttatttacttaaaatacTTAGCGTTGAATTTACATTCTTTGAGAGCTTCAAGCATTCTATCTCTTGTGGCCGAGATACTAGAGCTCCTCGATCGATGTCGTTCCAAGtatatcatatatatttttgccttatttaagattttgtttttgaattgcCAAAAATCAACTTGACTTACTTTATAAAGAACAAAgttttcatgtttttagcttgtttttttcgatttgtccTATtagagctataagatatagtagtATGATCCGGCTCGATCCAACAATTggactacctgcaatagaaagaagaattttggaaaattttaCAGACGGACATATCTAGATGGACTAGGTTATTggcgctgatcaagaatatatatatactggTTGGAAACGACTCCTTCACAGCGGTGCAAATTActgactgaaattaaaataccctctgcaagagtttaaaaatgtgagatCCCTTGAAACTTATGTGAaatgtgaaaacaataaaggGAAAACgcgattttcaaaaaaatattgctaGGAATACTAGCCCTCATAATCTGCTAAAATTAGCAGGATGACGACATGTTATAGGTGGTTATTTTGCATTTGTTCTAttaaaatgttaagtgttTTGTTTCATACAGAGTAAGATTAGCTGTGCTAAAtcggtaataataataattactaaATCCGCCTAGAAATATGCTATACTTACTGAAATATATGAGATTTTCAAGCTAACCTGTTTTCAATTATGGATGCCATAGTATATTCgcgttaaataatataaaacgtCATGCGTTTTTAATATATGTCTAATTAATGTGCTAAACGGAACCCCCCATATAATAGCAATAATCTTGTTGTCgtgttttttgtgatttttcatTAAACAAGTCCATCCACCTGTTGCGGATGCTGGTATAAAAGCGAGCGGCACACGCTCATAATGCATCGCAAACTCTGACGATGAAGTTCCTGGCAATCTGCATTTTTCTGATCTTCGCCCTGGTGGCCGTCCAGGCCTATCCTGGTGGAGGTGGCGGTGGGGCCAGTGCCGTGGCAAATGCCAACGCCCAGGCCACCAGCTATGGAGGTCCAGCTTCCGCCTCTGCCGAAGCAAATGCTGTCGCTAACGCctccggcggaggaggaggcggcggccgTGGAGGTCATGGAGGCCATGGACGAGGATAATTCCAAAGTGAAATCACAAGTGGACTGTCCAACAGAGATCACGCCCACAGACGGGCCTTCTTTCTTTGAGATATACCGATACCGATTTagatattaaaatgcaaagaTTTGTTTTCGGAAATTtgaattgttgtttttttatacagGGGTAAGAACAAGTTTATCATCACCAGTTaagcataatttaaaaaatcgatgatgATAAGTTGATATCGGGTAAATTGacttacacagagaaaaaaaataccaaaatcgGGTATTTGTAAATTGATTGtaaggaagtaggcgttttgatttttgacaacttaaaaacaaaattttaaataggcaCGCAGATTCTgcaatccctggaactgcaccgataAGTGTGAGCACTAAACTATAGGTGTTTACTTTATTTggaagggtatataagcttcggctgaccGAAGCTGATTTCTTTCTTgcttcatatcaattttggtcCCATATGTGGCcatatcaaaattatattttcgatcatacaaaattgatattttcgaacacattatatatattaacacatattttatattatatttttcataatagATTGTTACGCGCACATATGAAATTTCGCTACAAAATGATGGGAAATGTTGTACCagaatgttattttttcaaatcaaactGATTTTCTTTCTTATGAGATGGATAtggttatacccgttactcgtagagttaaagggtatattagattcgtgcaaaagtatgtaacagctagaaggaagcgtttccgaccctataaactatatatattcttgatcaggatcactagccgagtcgatctagccatgtccgtctgtctgtccgtctgtccgtctgtctgtcagtatgaacgctgagatctcggaaactataaaagctagaggattgacattttgcatgcagattctagtagttcctacgcagcgcaagtttgtttcaaaagggtgccacgccccctctaacgcgcacaatcgcttatatacgattttaaaaatttcaatatttcgaaaaagtaaaaatgcaattttttaaatcggaccattcgttaaaaagttacggcggatcaaagtttttatctccatcttcttcgcactccctttagctgagtaacgggtatctgatagtcggggcacccgactatagcgttctctcttgtttttatataaatttatttgaatttttgattATTGTAATTAATTGGAGTCCAAAACCTTTGGAAattcatataaatttataaattttacaaatatgtacAGTGCATTAACAATGTGGCATTATGACCAGCCATTTGACAGGGGGTCCCGGCTCAGACAAGTCGATGGGGTCTTTACAGAACCCTAAAGATCGCATTCTAGTTtctaaaaagtaaataaatgtcAGTCAAAGAAACAtcataaatgcaatttaattataagTAAACTGCACAAAATGTtttactttataattttaCGTTTTCGTAGAATGTCAGTGCTACCACCGCGAATCAGACAAGAAATATCATAAGTAATCACAAATTAGGAATTTTCAGCCATACTATTTTTTCGAAGATATTTCGATGTcccatttgatatgaaaaacatatcaATCTTTCAag
The genomic region above belongs to Drosophila takahashii strain IR98-3 E-12201 chromosome 2L, DtakHiC1v2, whole genome shotgun sequence and contains:
- the LOC108070037 gene encoding mucin-7, with the translated sequence MLRTFAILLLIAVAVNARAAPQRTTVSPDYETTEEVQVPEESTYMSVEEGTITVDVDSDVILTTSPEGETFTEASPMVMTEEPLPDSVVQQLEMERAQEERLKNPEKLESELDSDSENEDLNAATRELSNTNNTGSTRRPSFRFGATTLPPSFITTTESPRTITTISPQDGTTNSPSETEETTEFQEVKTMKNYFERKPAQMGEIDLDMAENRMETTTNAAPQDAVELSMIMTTEAALVEEKPTSKSENDQAESVETTVVPVYQFISNGAPFVTEPQPELSTVLPEAKEEVATTERTEEPKELLLVSSTPATETTTEAEETTTPAPSTTTTTTEAVLLTTTVEPLLSVQPETTTSAPETSTTSAPETSTTTAPESTTTSAPTTTSTTSTTSAPATTTSTTTTTTTTERPIQTRAPRVERIFNSDGVEVLYGYSSVVRTNRS
- the LOC108069003 gene encoding uncharacterized protein, with the protein product MKLFAFLAFLILALVAVQADPHGGRHGGYGGYGGPGGGYGGPGGGYGGYGGYGGVPGGYGGGGGIANARADASASASSSGNGGGFYPY
- the LOC108069685 gene encoding glycine, alanine and asparagine-rich protein, whose amino-acid sequence is MKFLAICIFLIFALVAVQAYPGGGGGGASAVANANAQATSYGGPASASAEANAVANASGGGGGGGRGGHGGHGRG